A part of Paraliobacillus zengyii genomic DNA contains:
- a CDS encoding IDEAL domain-containing protein, translated as METNHTNQVKIGDWVRAKSSKGELIHGFVEKNALDHNIIQLRVVASDNKMLMGHSIQINKIKLNKLDMTVSKTEKQLRQLIDIALETKDEAWFLDLTKQLQYVKKTKKQAYIKAYQSKPNSTQEDFRSN; from the coding sequence ATGGAAACGAATCATACAAATCAAGTTAAAATTGGTGACTGGGTTCGAGCTAAATCAAGTAAAGGTGAGCTAATTCATGGTTTTGTTGAAAAAAATGCATTAGATCACAATATTATTCAATTACGTGTTGTAGCAAGTGATAACAAAATGCTTATGGGTCATAGTATTCAAATTAATAAGATTAAACTAAATAAATTGGATATGACAGTATCTAAGACTGAGAAACAATTACGTCAATTAATTGATATTGCATTAGAAACAAAAGATGAAGCTTGGTTTCTTGATTTAACAAAACAACTACAATATGTAAAAAAAACAAAAAAACAAGCTTACATTAAAGCATACCAGTCAAAACCTAATTCTACTCAAGAAGATTTTCGTTCGAATTAA